A section of the Ruania halotolerans genome encodes:
- the scpB gene encoding SMC-Scp complex subunit ScpB, which translates to MSTAEGVTEARDTSVAPGDDGPATESHSSPAAPSVLDRPGGLASALEAILMVAESPVPAERIASVLQIPTAEVTAALEALVAEYSGGPRPRGFELREVAGGWRFYSAPAFSAAVDAFVVDGQTARLTQAALETLAVIAYRQPVSRGRISAIRGVNVDSVVRTLLARGLVEEAGHDAEGGATLYRTTSYFLERLGLRSLDDLPPLAPYLPDMDTFDDIDGTA; encoded by the coding sequence ATGAGTACAGCCGAAGGAGTGACCGAGGCTCGCGATACGTCAGTGGCCCCTGGCGATGACGGGCCTGCGACCGAGTCGCACAGTAGCCCCGCGGCGCCGAGTGTGCTCGATCGCCCCGGTGGTCTTGCCTCCGCCCTGGAGGCCATCCTCATGGTGGCCGAATCGCCGGTGCCCGCCGAACGGATCGCCTCCGTCCTGCAGATCCCGACGGCGGAGGTCACCGCGGCACTGGAAGCCCTGGTTGCGGAGTACTCCGGTGGGCCTCGACCGCGCGGGTTCGAGTTGCGCGAAGTGGCCGGCGGATGGCGGTTCTACTCTGCGCCTGCGTTCAGCGCCGCCGTCGACGCGTTCGTGGTCGACGGTCAGACCGCCAGGCTGACGCAGGCGGCGTTGGAGACCCTCGCCGTGATCGCGTATCGTCAACCCGTCTCGCGGGGCCGGATCTCGGCCATCCGCGGGGTGAACGTGGATTCGGTGGTGCGCACGCTCCTGGCCCGCGGACTCGTGGAGGAGGCGGGCCATGACGCTGAGGGCGGTGCCACGCTCTACCGGACCACCAGCTATTTCCTGGAGCGCCTCGGCCTGCGCAGTCTCGACGACCTGCCGCCGCTCGCTCCGTACCTGCCTGACATGGACACATTCGACGATATCGACGGGACCGCCTGA
- a CDS encoding pseudouridine synthase, whose translation MSPSTPRGGRRSNRPQRPDQATRDVHTPDGVRLQKVLAGAGFGSRRVCEDLIAAGRVSVDGAQVRELGVRVDPQRAVIHVNGLRVQLDDSVVTLALHKPAGVYSTMSDEAGRPDLSQFVADRAERLFHVGRLDAETTGLILLTNDGDLAHRLTHPSYEIGKTYVAKVEGRVPRGLGGRLKDGITLEDGTVKVDKFTLLESTPQASVVEVVLHEGRNHIVRRLLEEVGHPVTQLSRTTIGPIRLGHLKPGRTRAIEGRELGSLMAAVKL comes from the coding sequence ATGAGCCCCTCCACCCCGCGCGGCGGCCGCCGCAGCAACCGCCCCCAGCGCCCGGACCAGGCGACCCGGGACGTGCACACACCCGACGGCGTCCGGTTGCAGAAGGTGCTCGCCGGTGCCGGATTCGGCTCCCGCCGGGTCTGTGAAGATCTGATCGCCGCGGGCCGGGTGAGCGTGGACGGAGCGCAGGTGCGGGAACTGGGCGTACGCGTGGATCCCCAACGCGCGGTGATCCACGTGAACGGCCTCCGCGTTCAGCTCGACGACTCGGTGGTCACACTCGCCCTGCACAAGCCCGCCGGCGTGTACTCCACCATGTCCGACGAGGCGGGCCGCCCCGACTTGTCCCAGTTCGTGGCCGACCGTGCCGAGCGGCTCTTCCATGTAGGCCGGTTGGACGCGGAGACGACCGGGTTGATCCTGCTCACCAACGACGGTGATCTCGCACACCGCCTCACCCATCCCTCCTACGAGATCGGCAAGACCTACGTCGCGAAGGTGGAGGGCCGGGTGCCACGTGGCCTCGGCGGCCGGCTGAAGGACGGGATCACGCTGGAGGACGGCACCGTCAAAGTGGACAAGTTCACCCTGCTGGAGAGCACGCCTCAGGCCAGCGTGGTGGAGGTGGTCCTGCACGAAGGGCGCAACCACATCGTGCGGCGCCTCCTCGAGGAGGTCGGCCATCCGGTGACCCAGCTTTCGCGCACCACGATCGGACCGATCCGACTCGGACACCTCAAGCCCGGCCGTACCCGGGCGATCGAAGGTCGCGAACTCGGCAGCCTGATGGCGGCTGTGAAGCTGTAG
- a CDS encoding DUF2332 domain-containing protein, whose translation MQTQSRDTAEFYRSWAQVEAQGSSPQYQALAEAVAASPEAIAFLDALPVQKRQPNLLFGALRWFDAPVDEPAAALAVLQERSTEIAAVMRARATQTNEAARCAVMLPALGLLGGPLALLELGASAGLCLLPDVWTYAWTDEHGRTTRLGEPNLAAPALAGETASSEEAALGGATVLLEATVRGGPPLPERRPTIVARLGLDAHPVDATDPRERRWLRALVWPEHADRAQRLAAALDVAARHRLPIRSGVFPDDVPDAVGAVRALAGEAPIVVTHSAAAAYLDRAGRHRLAAVLDDLGVHRIGLEGAEVSRDLGVRGLDNVAAPGLAHRFVLSLDGRALGTAHPHGRDLDWWDAERAPA comes from the coding sequence ATGCAGACGCAATCGCGCGACACTGCCGAGTTCTACCGGTCCTGGGCGCAGGTCGAAGCCCAGGGGTCCTCACCGCAGTATCAGGCCCTGGCCGAGGCCGTCGCGGCAAGCCCCGAGGCCATCGCCTTCCTCGACGCGTTGCCCGTGCAGAAGCGGCAGCCCAACCTGTTGTTCGGTGCACTGCGGTGGTTCGACGCCCCCGTCGATGAACCAGCTGCGGCCCTCGCGGTGTTGCAGGAACGCTCCACGGAGATCGCGGCGGTGATGCGCGCCCGGGCCACGCAAACCAACGAGGCCGCGCGGTGCGCCGTCATGCTTCCGGCACTGGGGCTACTGGGCGGTCCGCTCGCGCTGCTGGAACTCGGTGCCAGCGCGGGCCTGTGCCTTCTGCCGGATGTCTGGACCTATGCCTGGACCGATGAGCACGGCCGTACCACGCGCCTCGGTGAACCGAACCTGGCCGCTCCGGCGCTGGCGGGGGAGACGGCGTCGTCGGAGGAGGCGGCATTGGGGGGAGCGACGGTGCTGCTGGAAGCGACCGTGCGCGGCGGTCCTCCGCTACCGGAGCGGCGGCCGACGATCGTCGCCCGACTGGGCCTGGACGCCCACCCGGTGGACGCGACCGATCCACGCGAACGTCGCTGGTTGCGGGCGCTGGTGTGGCCCGAGCATGCCGATCGTGCGCAACGCCTCGCAGCAGCGTTGGACGTCGCCGCCCGGCATCGCCTGCCGATCCGCTCGGGCGTTTTCCCCGACGACGTCCCCGACGCCGTGGGTGCCGTCCGCGCCCTGGCGGGCGAGGCGCCCATCGTGGTGACGCACAGTGCCGCAGCGGCCTACCTCGACCGCGCGGGACGCCATCGACTCGCGGCGGTCCTCGATGATCTCGGCGTGCACCGGATCGGTCTCGAGGGCGCCGAGGTGAGCCGTGACCTCGGTGTGCGCGGGTTGGACAACGTGGCTGCGCCGGGGTTGGCGCACCGTTTCGTGCTCAGTCTGGACGGGCGTGCCCTCGGCACTGCGCATCCGCACGGACGAGATCTGGACTGGTGGGACGCAGAGCGTGCTCCTGCTTGA
- a CDS encoding ArsR/SmtB family transcription factor — MSNSVSSSEDLAVLLSHQLFRALGDPTRVRLVELLAERCRACSVSELADCLDVDISVVSRHLALLRAAGVVRANKVGRSVFYEIQYQAVTEALRGIADLLERASEDFNVAGACVASEDCRP, encoded by the coding sequence ATGAGCAACTCAGTGAGTAGCTCGGAGGATCTGGCGGTTCTGCTGTCCCATCAACTCTTCCGCGCCCTGGGGGACCCCACGAGAGTCCGGCTGGTGGAACTCCTTGCCGAGCGCTGCCGTGCGTGTTCGGTCTCCGAGCTCGCCGACTGTCTCGATGTCGACATCTCGGTTGTCTCCCGCCACCTCGCGCTGTTGCGTGCCGCGGGCGTGGTGCGGGCGAACAAGGTGGGGCGCAGCGTCTTCTATGAGATCCAATACCAGGCCGTGACCGAGGCGCTGCGCGGGATCGCCGATCTGCTTGAACGTGCCTCCGAGGACTTTAATGTCGCGGGTGCCTGCGTGGCATCGGAGGATTGTCGTCCCTGA
- a CDS encoding flavin-containing monooxygenase: protein MDKTVNSVVIIGAGQSGLAAARAALDAELRPVVLEAGDRPQGSWPRYYDSLRTFSPRRFNSFPGAVFPGDPDGYPSRDEVAAHLERYASSLDIEIRTHTRAETVDRVGEGFVVRTAGGETIPAAGVVAASGSFGHPFTPDLPGRETFVGDVLHVADYRNPTSFAGRRVVVVGGGNSAVQVGFELGQVARTTLATRDPLLFVDQRPDGRDLHHVLRESGFDDLPPAWLAHVISGVPVLDTGIYREGLAAGVFDRRPMFTEIDGDAIVWADGRREQVDVIVFATGYRPNLGYLQASGALDSTGAPIHSGGVSATHPGLVYLGLEFQRSFSSNTLRGVHRDARYVMSVLAAHVRGAASALVGAGTGTGERPVS from the coding sequence ATGGACAAGACAGTCAACAGCGTGGTCATCATCGGTGCCGGACAGTCCGGGCTGGCCGCCGCCCGAGCGGCACTCGACGCCGAGTTACGCCCGGTGGTCCTTGAGGCAGGCGACCGCCCGCAGGGTTCGTGGCCGCGCTATTACGACAGTCTGCGCACCTTCTCGCCGAGGCGTTTCAACAGTTTTCCTGGTGCTGTTTTCCCAGGCGACCCGGACGGGTATCCGAGTCGGGACGAGGTGGCCGCACATCTGGAGCGCTACGCGTCCAGCCTCGATATCGAGATCCGCACCCACACCCGTGCGGAGACGGTCGACCGGGTGGGCGAGGGCTTCGTTGTGCGCACTGCTGGTGGTGAGACGATCCCAGCCGCCGGCGTCGTCGCGGCGAGTGGATCTTTCGGTCACCCGTTCACACCGGACCTGCCGGGTCGTGAGACCTTCGTGGGGGATGTGCTGCACGTGGCTGACTACCGCAACCCCACCTCGTTCGCGGGCCGGAGGGTGGTGGTCGTCGGAGGCGGGAACTCAGCAGTCCAGGTCGGATTCGAGCTGGGGCAGGTTGCCAGGACCACGCTGGCCACCCGTGATCCATTGCTCTTCGTCGACCAACGCCCGGACGGCCGCGATCTGCACCATGTGCTGCGCGAATCCGGCTTCGACGATCTGCCCCCCGCGTGGCTCGCCCATGTCATCAGCGGAGTGCCGGTGCTCGACACCGGGATCTACCGGGAGGGCCTGGCGGCCGGCGTGTTCGACCGCCGGCCCATGTTCACTGAGATCGATGGGGACGCCATCGTGTGGGCCGATGGTCGTCGCGAGCAGGTTGACGTCATCGTGTTCGCCACCGGCTACCGGCCGAACCTTGGCTACCTGCAGGCGAGTGGTGCTCTCGACAGCACTGGTGCGCCGATCCATTCCGGGGGTGTGTCGGCCACGCATCCAGGTCTGGTGTATCTCGGTCTCGAGTTCCAGCGCTCTTTCTCCTCCAACACCCTTCGAGGTGTGCACCGCGACGCCCGGTATGTGATGAGTGTGCTGGCGGCCCATGTGCGCGGCGCAGCGTCGGCGCTGGTAGGAGCGGGGACAGGGACAGGAGAGCGTCCGGTGAGCTGA